A DNA window from Vigna angularis cultivar LongXiaoDou No.4 chromosome 1, ASM1680809v1, whole genome shotgun sequence contains the following coding sequences:
- the LOC108346392 gene encoding uncharacterized protein At4g18490 isoform X2 — protein sequence MTEEHKESSPADSKEKKSSRGDEIGKNFLSSWKSMSMADDDGIDFGFDTVSKGKKKPFDFEKMDLNFNLDGEFDKISSFKLDMSDLDFTCPPKKNTQSKDKKGEISGAKGGKQDEFNFSFDFNELDSFNLDSSFVQVDSTSNSSPRKKVVSKEGSDNEDAKRPKTNNDEGAHASVDSTAVNSHASEELETFKAETMVGSLGNLVFKQDGPVSRISSSGNLDMQEIDLPEKANLTESISEQVNNVPCSQSVGQSDSEQHTISDQHTEVISSGIRVSNVSGDKQETNLRTTYQCTEVFSSGTRKINVSDDRQEINDKATNMKPDTVDLQLEHSSPHHITKSDNNVGEAIALGRNAQGVTNDPQPENRYTSYENITKADALKKISCDNDNKENKETTSVCDLALARSKSVAENMVLIKDNKLHDMQSSVFSTPEGNRSLKQPSSTVGTKGISLGNKKNADMVLGSITQKRENLRSKDTRFGSKMTGDSITDSSKLMRDAGALLGSKDDLISSSNTREGIVCDVTPCSGTLAGNKQSFCEEVNNSKITCLERAVPNKDVHMLSSQVNLSCLTEKTAIITNQAVSVNSQPETSGKESSHKSRITSVEGNKLTSKNCKVTPALSSLKTSRILTTLNQQGTNSIVSSGQSIQIQGITAPKNDNPIYIGFRS from the exons ATGACAGAAGAACACAAGGAATCCTCACCTGCAGATTCAAAGGAGAAAAAATCATCACGAG GTGATGAAATTGGAAAGAATTTTCTTAGCTCCTGGAAGTCCATGTCAATGGCAGATGATGATGGAATTGACTTTGGCTTTGACACTGTTtctaaaggaaagaagaagccatttgattttgaaaaaat GGACCTTAATTTTAATCTGGATGGTGAGTTTGACAAGATATCATCATTTAAGTTGGACATGTCAGATCTTGATTTTACATGCCCGCCAAAGAAGAATACCCAGTCTAAGGATAAGAAAGGAGAAATTTCTGGTGCAAAAGGAGGAAAGCAAGATGAGTTTAATTTCAGCTTTGATTTTAATGa GTTGGATAGCTTCAATCTTGATTCAAGCTTCGTGCAAGTAGATTCTACTTCAAACAGTAGTCCAAGAAAAAAGGTAGTAAGCAAAGAAGGAAGTGATAACGAGGATGCTAAAAGGCCTAAAACCAATAATGATGAAGGTGCTCATGCATCTGTTGATAGCACGGCTGTGAACTCCCATGCATCAGAGGAGCTTGAAACTTTTAAGGCTGAGACTATGGTTGGTAGCCTAGGGAATCTAGTATTCAAACAGGATGGTCCTGTTTCCAGAATTTCTTCCTCTGGGAATCTTGACATGCAAGAAATAGACTTACCTGAAAAGGCAAATTTAACAGAATCAATATCTGAGCAGGTTAACAATGTGCCATGTTCTCAATCGGTAGGTCAGAGTGATTCAGAACAGCACACTATCTCAGACCAGCATACAGAGGTTATTTCATCTGGAATAAGAGTCAGTAATGTATCTGGAGATAAACAAGAAACTAATCTTAGGACAACATATCAATGTACAGAAGTGTTTTCTTCCGGAACCAGAAAAATTAATGTTTCGGATGACAGGCAAGAGATTAATGATAAGGCAACAAATATGAAGCCTGATACCGTTGACTTACAATTGGAGCATTCCTCCCCACATCACATCACTAAGTCAGATAACAATGTGGGAGAAGCAATTGCTCTAGGTAGAAATGCCCAAGGAGTCACTAATGACCCTCAGCCAGAAAATAGGTATACAAGTTATGAAAATATTACTAAAGCTGATGCCTTGAAGAAGATTTCATGTGACAAtgacaacaaagaaaacaaagaaacaactTCAGTGTGTGATTTGGCTCTTGCAAGGAG TAAATCTGTAGCCGAAAACATGGTGttgattaaagataataaaCTCCATGATATGCAGTCAAGTGTGTTTAGCACACCAGAGGGCAACAGATCTTTAAAACAACCGTCATCAACAGTTGGGACCAAGGGTATTTCCCTTGGCAACAAAAAAAATGCTGACATGGTCCTTGGATCCATCACTCAAAAACG GGAGAACTTGAGGTCAAAAGACACAAGATTTGGAAGCAAAATGACAGGTGATTCCATCACGGATTCCAGCAAACTAATGAGGGATGCAGGAGCATTGCTTGGTAGTAAAGATGATCTTATAAGTAGTAGCAATACCAG GGAGGGCATTGTTTGTGATGTTACACCATGTTCAGGAACGTTGGCAGGAAATAAACAATCATTTTGTGAAGAAGTAAATAACAGCAAGATCACATGTCTAGAAAGGGCCGTGCCAAACAAAGATGTTCATATGTTGAG TTCTCAGGTTAATCTGTCCTGCTTAACAGAGAAGACAGCTATAATTACTAACCAGGCAGTATCTGTAAATTCTCAACCAGAAACTTCAGGCAAGGAGTCTTCTCACAAATCAAGGATAACTTCCGTTGAAGGAAATAAACTTACTTCGAAAAATTGCAAGGTCACTCCTGCTCTTTCAAGCTTAAAAACTTCAAG GATTCTAACAACTTTAAACCAACAAGGAACAAACTCCATAGTAAGCTCAGGCCAGAGCATTCAGATACAGGGTATTACAGCACCGAAGAATGACAATCCTATTTACATCG GTTTCAGAAGCTGA
- the LOC108346392 gene encoding uncharacterized protein At4g18490 isoform X1, protein MTEEHKESSPADSKEKKSSRGDEIGKNFLSSWKSMSMADDDGIDFGFDTVSKGKKKPFDFEKMDLNFNLDGEFDKISSFKLDMSDLDFTCPPKKNTQSKDKKGEISGAKGGKQDEFNFSFDFNELDSFNLDSSFVQVDSTSNSSPRKKVVSKEGSDNEDAKRPKTNNDEGAHASVDSTAVNSHASEELETFKAETMVGSLGNLVFKQDGPVSRISSSGNLDMQEIDLPEKANLTESISEQVNNVPCSQSVGQSDSEQHTISDQHTEVISSGIRVSNVSGDKQETNLRTTYQCTEVFSSGTRKINVSDDRQEINDKATNMKPDTVDLQLEHSSPHHITKSDNNVGEAIALGRNAQGVTNDPQPENRYTSYENITKADALKKISCDNDNKENKETTSVCDLALARSKSVAENMVLIKDNKLHDMQSSVFSTPEGNRSLKQPSSTVGTKGISLGNKKNADMVLGSITQKRENLRSKDTRFGSKMTGDSITDSSKLMRDAGALLGSKDDLISSSNTREGIVCDVTPCSGTLAGNKQSFCEEVNNSKITCLERAVPNKDVHMLSSQVNLSCLTEKTAIITNQAVSVNSQPETSGKESSHKSRITSVEGNKLTSKNCKVTPALSSLKTSRILTTLNQQGTNSIVSSGQSIQIQGITAPKNDNPIYIGNNQKPSTPFLKRKTIEVSEADFTSLRSLKRISQSLSKSRDSKESSEEVIGEVESMPNNLLCNHSTPGLKSPSEIKVMEVEIPNSMLMEDNSNVEKAEAYMKELEDICNMLKKKHEEAKDLLIRAIVNDNNLLMLNHPIYEEEIRKVQKFASQLMSKEIQT, encoded by the exons ATGACAGAAGAACACAAGGAATCCTCACCTGCAGATTCAAAGGAGAAAAAATCATCACGAG GTGATGAAATTGGAAAGAATTTTCTTAGCTCCTGGAAGTCCATGTCAATGGCAGATGATGATGGAATTGACTTTGGCTTTGACACTGTTtctaaaggaaagaagaagccatttgattttgaaaaaat GGACCTTAATTTTAATCTGGATGGTGAGTTTGACAAGATATCATCATTTAAGTTGGACATGTCAGATCTTGATTTTACATGCCCGCCAAAGAAGAATACCCAGTCTAAGGATAAGAAAGGAGAAATTTCTGGTGCAAAAGGAGGAAAGCAAGATGAGTTTAATTTCAGCTTTGATTTTAATGa GTTGGATAGCTTCAATCTTGATTCAAGCTTCGTGCAAGTAGATTCTACTTCAAACAGTAGTCCAAGAAAAAAGGTAGTAAGCAAAGAAGGAAGTGATAACGAGGATGCTAAAAGGCCTAAAACCAATAATGATGAAGGTGCTCATGCATCTGTTGATAGCACGGCTGTGAACTCCCATGCATCAGAGGAGCTTGAAACTTTTAAGGCTGAGACTATGGTTGGTAGCCTAGGGAATCTAGTATTCAAACAGGATGGTCCTGTTTCCAGAATTTCTTCCTCTGGGAATCTTGACATGCAAGAAATAGACTTACCTGAAAAGGCAAATTTAACAGAATCAATATCTGAGCAGGTTAACAATGTGCCATGTTCTCAATCGGTAGGTCAGAGTGATTCAGAACAGCACACTATCTCAGACCAGCATACAGAGGTTATTTCATCTGGAATAAGAGTCAGTAATGTATCTGGAGATAAACAAGAAACTAATCTTAGGACAACATATCAATGTACAGAAGTGTTTTCTTCCGGAACCAGAAAAATTAATGTTTCGGATGACAGGCAAGAGATTAATGATAAGGCAACAAATATGAAGCCTGATACCGTTGACTTACAATTGGAGCATTCCTCCCCACATCACATCACTAAGTCAGATAACAATGTGGGAGAAGCAATTGCTCTAGGTAGAAATGCCCAAGGAGTCACTAATGACCCTCAGCCAGAAAATAGGTATACAAGTTATGAAAATATTACTAAAGCTGATGCCTTGAAGAAGATTTCATGTGACAAtgacaacaaagaaaacaaagaaacaactTCAGTGTGTGATTTGGCTCTTGCAAGGAG TAAATCTGTAGCCGAAAACATGGTGttgattaaagataataaaCTCCATGATATGCAGTCAAGTGTGTTTAGCACACCAGAGGGCAACAGATCTTTAAAACAACCGTCATCAACAGTTGGGACCAAGGGTATTTCCCTTGGCAACAAAAAAAATGCTGACATGGTCCTTGGATCCATCACTCAAAAACG GGAGAACTTGAGGTCAAAAGACACAAGATTTGGAAGCAAAATGACAGGTGATTCCATCACGGATTCCAGCAAACTAATGAGGGATGCAGGAGCATTGCTTGGTAGTAAAGATGATCTTATAAGTAGTAGCAATACCAG GGAGGGCATTGTTTGTGATGTTACACCATGTTCAGGAACGTTGGCAGGAAATAAACAATCATTTTGTGAAGAAGTAAATAACAGCAAGATCACATGTCTAGAAAGGGCCGTGCCAAACAAAGATGTTCATATGTTGAG TTCTCAGGTTAATCTGTCCTGCTTAACAGAGAAGACAGCTATAATTACTAACCAGGCAGTATCTGTAAATTCTCAACCAGAAACTTCAGGCAAGGAGTCTTCTCACAAATCAAGGATAACTTCCGTTGAAGGAAATAAACTTACTTCGAAAAATTGCAAGGTCACTCCTGCTCTTTCAAGCTTAAAAACTTCAAG GATTCTAACAACTTTAAACCAACAAGGAACAAACTCCATAGTAAGCTCAGGCCAGAGCATTCAGATACAGGGTATTACAGCACCGAAGAATGACAATCCTATTTACATCGGTAACAATCAGAAGCCTTCAACCCCATTCTTGAAGAGAAAAACTATTGAG GTTTCAGAAGCTGATTTTACATCGTTGAGGTCCCTAAAGCGCATCTCTCAGTCTCTTAGTAAAAGCAG AGATTCTAAAGAATCTTCAGAAGAAGTTATTGGAGAG GTGGAGAGTATGCCCAACAATTTACTTTGCAATCATTCAACCCCTGGACTTAAAAGTCCATCAGAGATTAAAGTGATGGAAGTGGAAATACCTAATTCTATGCTCATGGAAGATAACAGCAATGTTGAAAAGGCTGAAGCTTACATGAAAGAACTTGAAGAT